GCTTGCGATAGCCAAGAGCGGAGAGTGTGGCCAAGAGGTGTCGGAGATTATCCAACCGTTTGTGCAGGTTTTGGTCTTCGGGAATCAGCTCTTGAATTTCGGCCAGCTGGTGCAATCCGCCTTCAAAATCCGCAAGTTTCGCCACCGCATCAACAAAGCGCTCTCTGGTGCCGAGCCGTTTCAAAATACGCCTGACGCCTGATGGATCTCTTGCGACGATGGCTTCGTGCACCGATTCGCGAATGCGATTGGGCGCGCCAGTGGCCGTGATGAGGTGCCTTGCGATCCCATGGTCGGTGACGTTGAACTGGAAATCAGGAACCCCGAGCTTTTCAAGGCTCTCGAGCGCGATCAAAAAGACCTCAATCTCGCCGAGTAGTCCCGGAACTCCGATAAGTTCGACCCCGAGCTGGTAGTTTTCGAGTGCCGAGCGCTGAGCGCTTCGGTCAAGCCGCACAATCTTGCTTGCATAGCTGATTCGCAATGGCGGGTGAGTGTGTCCGCTCGAAAGCTGATACGCAGCCATTTTCGCAATAGCCGGTGTGACGTCGGTACGAATCATCATCACGTTGCCCGACCGGTCGACAAATCGAAAACTTCGTTCAACCGCGTCCTGATCTAGGCCTCTCTTGATCGTGTCGAAGTAGTCGATGAGTGGAACCTGAGCCTCTTTATAACCCCAACCGGCGAAAACCCTCATGGCTTGTCCGGTGATGATTCGGCGTGCGCTGACGGACTGGTCAAGCGCAGGGGCTAGAAAAGGTATCTCTGCCATGGCGGTGTCACTCAACTCGAAATGTGGAGCCTTTAGGCTCATTCCCCACCAGTGTCAAGGATCGAGAGGGCGAGGAATCATCGGTTCGATAGTAGGCGGAGGCGTGTTCTCTTGAGGGTTCTGATAGAGCGCTGGGTCAAAGGGCGCGAAGATCGGAAACTCCGGTTCCTTCGGTTTGAGCACCGGCTCTTCGTCCGTGGGCTTGTAGAACTCCGGTGGCGCCTGAATCGCGGCTTCGAGCTCTTCGGGCGTGATTCTTTCGCGGTTGAGCATGACCTGCATGTAGCGTTTCATTCGATTGAAATAATGGGGCGTTATCTCTCCGCGTTCCCAATAGAAATGCCACTTCTTTGGGCCCGGGATGATGCTCACGAACCACGCCACTTCGCCCAGGGTCAATTCGTCCGGACGTTTTCCGAAATAGTGAAGCGATGCTTCGTGGATTCCGAATATCCCTGGCCCAAACTCGATGACGTTCAAGTAGATCTCCATGATCCGCTCTTTCGGAACGTCCACCACCGACTCCATCAAAAAGACGATGAAGGCTTCTCTCAATTTGCGGACGATTAGCTTCTTGCGGTCCAAAAAGACATTCTTGACCATCTGCATCGCGATGGTGCTCGCACCTCGTTTGAAGCCGCCGTGAGAGAGGTTCTGCTCAACGGAAGCCTTGAGGGCATGTGTGTTGAACCCGTCATTAGTGAAGAAGGACGAGTCCTCAGTGGTCATGACGGCCTTTGGAAGATAGGGCGAGATATGAATCAGTGGCACGTAGACGTATCTGCCATAGGGGCGCTCAGGGGTACGTTCGATGATATCGTCATCCGACCAGGGTTTTGGCGCCTTCTTGCTTAAAGCGTAGGGCGTCAACCAATATTGTGGGGATTCGAGGATGTCTCGTCGCATTCCAGCGCGTTCGGGCGTTGGTACTTCCGGCCAACCTCGCCGCCTGGCCCTCTCGTCGATCTGCTCCAAGGTAAGTTGGGCATGTTCCATGAGCCAGTCTGCAGGGGTTGGGTAGAGTGGCCCCGTTCTGATGGTTCGAGTGAAGTCGTCTTCTTCCTTGATGGAGTCTACGATCGTGAGTGTCATGGGTTCTAAGAGCCGTCTTGGGTCCACAGCCTCTGGAACGCTCAAGAGTTGGACGTCGGTCAGCACGGGGTCTGTGTTCCAAACCATGTCGCTGGCGCGGTACATCGGCACTTCGAGGTCGAATTTCCATTTGAAAGTTCCCGCGAGCTTTGTGCCCCAGACCGGTCCCTGTATCGACTTTGGTACGGCGTCGATCAGGCTTTGAAGTTTGGTTTCGGGCAGCTCAACAGCGAGGTCGAAGCGCGCAGGCCAACGGCCGGGAGCGTTGAACCCGTAAAGGGCTGGGCGAAACGTGCCTGAAACACCATTGAAGGTGAATTTACCCGACCGAAAGACGAGTCCGCCGATGGGCGTCGGATTGGGAGATGGTTTCAGCGTTCCGTCGGGAAGGGTTTCCTCGCGATATACCGGAACTTGAGCGAGTTTGGGCGCGGGTAGCGCGCTCCCTGCGTCAAACACCGCGTCGAACGAATACGAGGCGTCCACATCTTCTACGATTTCTTCTGCAATCATCGCGTGATGAAACGCAAAATCTTCCACGGAAACGAGTCCTTGGATGCCAAACGATTGCGGCTTATCTAGCGGTTTGAACTCGATCTTGGATCGAAGCACGCCCCCTCGGACATGTTTTGCGAGTTTAGGGCCTAGAATCTGCCCCACCCAGGACAAATCAAGTGCATCGACTTCGATTTCGCCCTGAACACTTCTTTGAAGAATTTTGGCAACGATATTGATGTCGACGGCTCCACGAGGCGCCATGCCAGATTGTGCCTTGAACCCGCCACGAACCTCGAAGTCTCCGTCTTCTATCTTGTTCAGGAGTTCGAAATTTCCTTGCGCGAGACTAAACTCGGTCTCAGCCTTTTCCAGAGGTAGCTCGCGAAGGTCCGTGCCTTTGATGGCCGCGTTCGTGATTCGGATGAATTTAGGTACCTTTTCAATCCAATCAGGAAGCGTAGCCTCGGCCTCTACTTCTTCTTCAGGCGGGGCGTGCTCTTCTTCCTCAGGCTCGGCTTCAGGGTTCTTCTTCTTCTTTGCCAGTTGATTTGCGAATGCGCGGGCACTGCTCACGATCGATCGCGCTTTTGGCTGTCGGACGACTTCATCGAGGAGCACGAGTGGTCCGCTTCCGGTCTTGTCGAAGTCCAAAAAGAGGACCGGAGCGTCGAGAATCAGCTCTGCGATGCTGAGCGACCGGATGTCCGCGATTGAGTTCACTCGAACTTCGGCGCTTTCCACACTCGCGATGTCACGTTCTTCTAGTTTCAGGCTAGGACGCATCAACTTGATGCCACCCTCGGGTGTGAACTCAACTCCAGAGAGGCCAACCTCTAAGAAGGGGAGGGGGCCGATTCCACTGACTCGCAGCGCTTGGTCCAGCGTTACACCTCCACCCGTAGGGACAAGATCCGAATTCAATGTGAGTGCGATGTCGACGACGCGAGGAAGGCTCAGGTTCTTTGGGTCCTTGGATTCGTCCAGCTCCAATTTCGCGGTGGCTTCGAGCGACTCTCCATCCCACGACCACCCAGACTTCGGAATGCTGAGCCTTTGGATGGGAAAATCGGGATCTGGACTGATGAACGTGACTTCAACGTCCAGTGCTTCAAGGTTCGGCACCTGTTCTAGGCGGCGGACAATCGGATTCGTGGAGGGGCTTTCCGACTCAGCAGGTGGCTCCGAGCCCTTGGACTTTAAGCGCTGAAGTAAGACCGGTGAGCCAGATTCATCGAGTTCGAGATTTAGTTTAACGCCTGAAACCGTAAGTGAACTCAGTGATTTTTGGCCCTTGGCGAGATCAAACACGCTGGCTTCGGCCTCGATGGTCTCCACTCTGAGTACGCTGGTTTCCTCGTCGAAGACCTCGAGTCCCAGCATTCTCACACCCCTTAGCCCCATCGGCTCTACGCCTTCGGTAGTGATGGTGAGTCCGGTTCTTTGGGCGAGCGAAGTGAGTCGCTCCTCGACCGCGTCTTGCGCAAACCTGGGCGCGAACACAAAGATACCGAGCGCAAAGGCGAGGCCCAACGCGAGTACAAGTGCAACTAAGATTAGGACCGACTTTTTACCCATAAATACTTCGACTTCTCGAAACCCGGGGGATTGCTATCAAGTAGTACCTCATCCGTCAAAGCGTTCGGCTTGACTTTTCTCGTCGGGGAAACAATCGTTGGAGCGTGATTTAGTTCCCGTCACTTTGAAGAGGTGTGCCATGACGGAGTGGAAAGATGAGATGTTCAAGGCAGCGATGAAGGTCATGCAGAATCCGACTGCTCAAAAAGTCATGAACAGTGACAAGTTTCAGAAGGCAGTAGCGGGAGCATTCAAGGCTTCGTTCACCTTGAAGTCCGAGCTTGATGAGAAAAAGGCTGACGTCGCCCGGAAGCTCAATCTCGCGACCAGCGACGATTTGAGAACGATGAAGCGCGAACTTGACCGACTGCAGCGCCAAGTCGCAAAGATGAAAAAAGAAGCCCAGGACGAGTCGGACTCGTGAAGTATCTTCTGGCGCTAGTCCTGGCATTCGCGAGTTTCGGTACGCCGCGAGATGCCGACGCACACCTTGCAACGTTTGGAAGCTGGGAGATTACTCGAGAGTATTTGGGAGAACTCTTCCCAGAAGCAACGGATTTTCTGTCGCGCGACGTCACGTACACGGATGCCCAGGTGGCTGCGATCGAAAAAGAGTTGGGATTTTCGCTCTACCCAGAGGATAAGACCCCCACATTCTACATCGCGGTGCAAAACGTTGGAGGAAAACGAAAACTCCTCGGCGTGGCGATTTTTATCGATCCCAGGCTCCAACCCAAAGTGATTGGTGGAAGCGTGCTTCGACTTGAGGTGGGGATTGCGGTCAATTCAAAGGGGCAAATCCACAAGATTCGGGTTTTCGACTATCGAGGAAACCTCGCTCTCACTCGCCCGGCCTTTCTCGACCAGTTTAACGGCATGAAGCTAGACGACAAGTTCGTCATCGGCCCGAAGATAAAGGCAGTTGATGGTGAAGCAGAAGAGAGTCAACTCGTGGCAAACGCTGCCAGAGAAGCTCTCTATCTGATGAAGGTTTCGCTTGGAAAAGGCGCTCAGAAATGAATGAGCGAATGGGTGGGAACGCCGTGCAGGTTCTTTACGCCGTCAAGGAAATCAAGCTGGATGAGGAATCCGGCTTCGACCACATTTGCTCCCGCTTTTTTGCATAGTTCGATGCCGGCCCCCATGGTTCCACCGGTTGCCAGAAGGTCGTCTACGATGACGATTCGCTCGTTCTTCTGAACGGCGTCTACGTGCATTTCAACACGGTCGGTTCCGTACTCAAGAGAGTAGTCCACACCGATAGTTTGATATGGGAGTTTGCCTGGTTTGCGAATCAGCACCAGTCCGGTGCTCAGTTCGTGGGCAATTGCCGAGGCGAAGATGAAGCCCCTCGACTCGATTCCCACAACTTTGGTGATATTTAGCGACTCATATCGCTCACAAAAGTAGTGGATCACTGTGTTGAAGAGGTCGCCGTCTTGAAGCACAGGTGTGATGTCTTTGAAGAGGATTCCTGGCTTCGGAAAGTCCGGTACGTCTCTTATGGCGGCACTGACTCTATCTGCTAATTCATTCTTCATTCGGCTGCCTCGTTAAGTTCGGTCCATTTTCCAAGCTCGTCTAAGAACTTGTAGTGGGTCAGGTCCATCTGCACAGGAGAGACCGAGATGCAATGGTCGGCCACGGCGTTACAATCAGTGCCTGGGATGTCATCGAAGCCAAGTTCAGCGCCCCCGATCCAGTAGTAGGGCTTGTTTCTTGGGTCGTTATTCTCTGTCACGATCTGTCCATAGTACCTGCGCCCAAGTTTGGTGAACTTGAATGGGGCATCGACCCCGACGTCTTTGGGTACATTGACATTGAGCAAGACTCCGCGCGGAAGGCCACGCTTGAGCACTGATGCCGCGACTTTGGCCGCTGCTGCTGCTGCTGTATCGAAGTTCTGACTTTTGTAGGATGCGAGGCTCACGGCCACCGAAGGGATGTCTTGGAGTGTTGCTTCAGAGGCACCCGCGACGGTGCCGCTATAGATGACATCATC
This Microvenator marinus DNA region includes the following protein-coding sequences:
- a CDS encoding adenine phosphoribosyltransferase translates to MKNELADRVSAAIRDVPDFPKPGILFKDITPVLQDGDLFNTVIHYFCERYESLNITKVVGIESRGFIFASAIAHELSTGLVLIRKPGKLPYQTIGVDYSLEYGTDRVEMHVDAVQKNERIVIVDDLLATGGTMGAGIELCKKAGANVVEAGFLIQLDFLDGVKNLHGVPTHSLIHF
- a CDS encoding ATP phosphoribosyltransferase regulatory subunit → MSLKAPHFELSDTAMAEIPFLAPALDQSVSARRIITGQAMRVFAGWGYKEAQVPLIDYFDTIKRGLDQDAVERSFRFVDRSGNVMMIRTDVTPAIAKMAAYQLSSGHTHPPLRISYASKIVRLDRSAQRSALENYQLGVELIGVPGLLGEIEVFLIALESLEKLGVPDFQFNVTDHGIARHLITATGAPNRIRESVHEAIVARDPSGVRRILKRLGTRERFVDAVAKLADFEGGLHQLAEIQELIPEDQNLHKRLDNLRHLLATLSALGYRKHIRLDMAELAGASYYTGIAFNIVSESAGRSLGRGGRYDDLVGVFGPRLPAAGFSLTSEAVVDSVPVAMLHAQQVKGAEEAVIISEEDMIGGFQKAISRRQDGQSARIVRGADR
- a CDS encoding transglycosylase domain-containing protein, translating into MGKKSVLILVALVLALGLAFALGIFVFAPRFAQDAVEERLTSLAQRTGLTITTEGVEPMGLRGVRMLGLEVFDEETSVLRVETIEAEASVFDLAKGQKSLSSLTVSGVKLNLELDESGSPVLLQRLKSKGSEPPAESESPSTNPIVRRLEQVPNLEALDVEVTFISPDPDFPIQRLSIPKSGWSWDGESLEATAKLELDESKDPKNLSLPRVVDIALTLNSDLVPTGGGVTLDQALRVSGIGPLPFLEVGLSGVEFTPEGGIKLMRPSLKLEERDIASVESAEVRVNSIADIRSLSIAELILDAPVLFLDFDKTGSGPLVLLDEVVRQPKARSIVSSARAFANQLAKKKKNPEAEPEEEEHAPPEEEVEAEATLPDWIEKVPKFIRITNAAIKGTDLRELPLEKAETEFSLAQGNFELLNKIEDGDFEVRGGFKAQSGMAPRGAVDINIVAKILQRSVQGEIEVDALDLSWVGQILGPKLAKHVRGGVLRSKIEFKPLDKPQSFGIQGLVSVEDFAFHHAMIAEEIVEDVDASYSFDAVFDAGSALPAPKLAQVPVYREETLPDGTLKPSPNPTPIGGLVFRSGKFTFNGVSGTFRPALYGFNAPGRWPARFDLAVELPETKLQSLIDAVPKSIQGPVWGTKLAGTFKWKFDLEVPMYRASDMVWNTDPVLTDVQLLSVPEAVDPRRLLEPMTLTIVDSIKEEDDFTRTIRTGPLYPTPADWLMEHAQLTLEQIDERARRRGWPEVPTPERAGMRRDILESPQYWLTPYALSKKAPKPWSDDDIIERTPERPYGRYVYVPLIHISPYLPKAVMTTEDSSFFTNDGFNTHALKASVEQNLSHGGFKRGASTIAMQMVKNVFLDRKKLIVRKLREAFIVFLMESVVDVPKERIMEIYLNVIEFGPGIFGIHEASLHYFGKRPDELTLGEVAWFVSIIPGPKKWHFYWERGEITPHYFNRMKRYMQVMLNRERITPEELEAAIQAPPEFYKPTDEEPVLKPKEPEFPIFAPFDPALYQNPQENTPPPTIEPMIPRPLDP
- the surE gene encoding 5'/3'-nucleotidase SurE, with the translated sequence MRPLILITNDDGIDAPGIKALEKAMSALGDVWTVAPASEQSAVSHAITLWNPLRIHQRAEQRFAVTGTPTDCVYIALSKILPRRPDICVSGVNHGANMGDDVIYSGTVAGASEATLQDIPSVAVSLASYKSQNFDTAAAAAAKVAASVLKRGLPRGVLLNVNVPKDVGVDAPFKFTKLGRRYYGQIVTENNDPRNKPYYWIGGAELGFDDIPGTDCNAVADHCISVSPVQMDLTHYKFLDELGKWTELNEAAE